A single window of Leptospiraceae bacterium DNA harbors:
- a CDS encoding SH3 domain-containing protein codes for MVLLILIQVTEACYLFKSEKPPEYYVIQRNQFRKKGFVYECKKHARIKFSNSKYKDLASDIELYCLEKNIVHSFHLKDFKKKVETSTDNDGTIYDKHQKDYDNDYINDNIYNFEPAKQDHWKYGAEILWDVIKKSYRISDLRCYGLYRNGVYNQEYLTMEFDKDGNVTKREYIEQELDLVPYLCAEIIPFISEGKYEVIFDELKVFEKPSKESKVFFTLDEKDKVDVIEDTHVFAEINHDVAPFVKIKTEKGKEGFVFGAGIAEIR; via the coding sequence ATGGTCTTATTAATTTTAATCCAAGTAACTGAGGCTTGTTATCTTTTTAAAAGTGAAAAACCACCTGAGTATTACGTGATTCAAAGAAACCAATTTAGAAAAAAAGGATTTGTGTATGAATGTAAGAAACATGCTAGAATTAAATTTAGTAATAGCAAGTATAAAGACTTAGCGAGTGATATCGAATTGTATTGTCTAGAAAAAAATATAGTGCACAGTTTTCATTTAAAAGATTTTAAAAAAAAGGTTGAAACTTCAACAGACAACGATGGAACAATATACGATAAACATCAAAAAGACTATGATAATGATTATATAAATGATAATATATACAATTTTGAACCTGCTAAACAAGACCATTGGAAATATGGTGCAGAGATTTTATGGGATGTTATAAAAAAAAGTTACAGAATATCAGATTTAAGATGTTATGGGTTGTATCGAAATGGTGTCTATAATCAAGAATATCTTACTATGGAGTTTGATAAAGATGGTAATGTAACCAAAAGAGAATATATTGAACAAGAGTTAGATTTGGTGCCTTACCTATGTGCAGAAATCATACCCTTTATTTCAGAAGGAAAATATGAAGTTATATTTGATGAGTTAAAAGTATTTGAAAAGCCATCCAAAGAATCAAAAGTATTTTTTACCCTAGATGAAAAAGATAAAGTGGATGTAATTGAAGATACTCACGTATTTGCTGAAATAAATCATGATGTAGCTCCGTTTGTTAAAATAAAGACTGAAAAAGGAAAAGAAGGTTTTGTATTTGGAGCAGGTATTGCAGAAATACGATAA